In Pseudomonadota bacterium, the genomic window GCCCAGGACTACGAGCAGGCGACGCGCGAGGGGCTGCCGCGCCAGGCGCTCGCGGCGCGCGCCTACGCTCTCGATGATGAGGCCTTCGATGACAAGGTGCTCGCCTGGTCTAGGCTGATGCTTGGCGCCGAGGCTGACGATGCCACTGCCCGCATCGCACGCTTCAATCTGGCGAACCTGTACCTCAGGCGCGCGATCAACCTCGACCTGGAATCCGATCAAGACCTGCTGGTACCGCTCGTGGAGCAGGCCAAGCAGCACTACCGCAATCTGCTCATCTCGGACCCCGGTAACTTCGACGCCAAGTACAACCTCGAGCTCACGCTCCTGCTGCTGCCGGAGGTGGCCGACCTTCCCGCCGATGAGGAGCGAAACCCCGAGCGCAGCGAACGCGCGATCAGCACCATGCGGGTGGAGGAGCAGCTGCCTTGAGCGGCTCTTGGGCCACAGAGCGTCGCGCCTGGTGGGCGCAGCCGCGCTTTTGGTTGCTGCCGCTGATGTTGCTGCTGCTGCTGACGGCGGCGGTGAACCCGACGGTGCGCCTCGCCCAGCCGCGCTTTGATTATCTCTTCGTGCTCGATGTCACCCAGAGCATGAACGTGGCGGACGTGCAACTGAACGGCGAGACGGTGCCCCGTCTCGAATTCGCCCGCGCTGCCATCCGCCAGTCCTTGCGGCGCCTGCCCTGCGGTTCCAAAGCGGGGCTTGCGATGTTCACGGAGCATCGCAGCCTCATGCTGTTCTCGCCGGTTGAGGTGTGCGGCAACGTCGGCGCCTTCGAGACCACCTTGAACTCCCTGGACTGGCGCCTCGCATGGGTGTCGCGCAGCGAGGTGGCGAAGGGGCTCTACTCCGCCATGCGCTCGGTGACCGAGATGGAGGGCGATATCCGCCTGGTCTTCGTCACCGACGGTCATGAGGCGCCCCCGGTGCCGCCCACCTTCCACGTGCCCTTCGAGCAGTACGCGGAGCAGGTGGACGGCTTGGTGATCGGTGTGGGTGGCGATGAGCTCATGCCCATTCCGGTCATCTCCGACGAGGGCGAAGTGCTTGGCTATTGGCGTGCCGAGGACGTGCAACAGCTGGACAACTATCAGCTGGGGCGCAGCGGCGATGTCGAGGGGGAGGGCATCGAGAACGCGGCTGAGGTGCAACGACTCATCGCCGCGGGCACGGAGCACATGTCGTCGCTGCGCGAAGAGTACCTGCAGTCGAT contains:
- a CDS encoding vWA domain-containing protein, whose amino-acid sequence is MSGSWATERRAWWAQPRFWLLPLMLLLLLTAAVNPTVRLAQPRFDYLFVLDVTQSMNVADVQLNGETVPRLEFARAAIRQSLRRLPCGSKAGLAMFTEHRSLMLFSPVEVCGNVGAFETTLNSLDWRLAWVSRSEVAKGLYSAMRSVTEMEGDIRLVFVTDGHEAPPVPPTFHVPFEQYAEQVDGLVIGVGGDELMPIPVISDEGEVLGYWRAEDVQQLDNYQLGRSGDVEGEGIENAAEVQRLIAAGTEHMSSLREEYLQSIADQALLDYVRVQQPADLVRALRQSRFAEQIKVDAPTAPLLGAVTLVLLLLYLLLPAVRARLQRRGPLGT